A genomic region of Capsicum annuum cultivar UCD-10X-F1 unplaced genomic scaffold, UCD10Xv1.1 ctg43589, whole genome shotgun sequence contains the following coding sequences:
- the LOC124892063 gene encoding uncharacterized protein LOC124892063 produces the protein MEKVEAADIRVKIYLELTGYEKWARSYTTVHRGWNLTSNFAESINGVFVSARELPIYDFLEEVRLLFAKWNCANRQEASYTFITLIGKFNDILSENEAWCTRMT, from the coding sequence atggaaaaagttgaggcagCTGATATAAGGGTGAAGATATATTTGGAATTGACCGGTTACGAAAAGTGGGCTAGGTCGTATACAACAGTTCACAGAGGATGGAATTTGACTTCAAACTTTGCAGAGTCAATAAATGGAGTGtttgtatcagctagagaactgccaatttatgactttcttgaggaaGTTCGATTACTGTTTGCAAAATGGAATTGTGCAAATAGGCAGGAGGCCTCATATACCTTCATAACACTCATTGGAaagtttaatgacatactcaGTGAGAACGAGGCTTGGTGTACCCGTATGACG